TCTGAAGTTTTAACAAATTGGGATTTAATTTCTGATCACTACTTTTGTCTTATTAAATCCACTGTTACTGTGTTGCTGGGGGTGAAACCTTTCAGGTTTTATAATATGTGGATAGAGCATAAGGATTTCAGAAGTACTGTGTTGAACAACTGGTTTCAACCTTTACAAGCTCATGGTTTGTCCTGCATAATGAGGAAATTGGATAAACTTAAATATGTGTTGCGTAAGTTTAATAAAGAAGCGATTGGAGATGTGACGATTAATTATTCAGTTGCTAAGGAGCAGTTTCAGCAGGCTCAGATTGCCCTCCAGCAGAATCCTCATTCAGAGACCCTTAAAGATTCTGTTCGGACTACTGGTATAAGGCTGTCTATTCACTCCAGGATATATGAAGGCTTCATTAGATAGAGGAGCTAGATTACTTGGCTTCGCTTTGGCGACGAAAATTCTGCCTACTTTCATGCGTGTTTGAAGCAGAGAAGAGCTTCTAATATGATCACTTCTTTTATTGATGATCATGGTAAGATTCATGATAATTTTGAGGATGTCGTTAGTCACTTTATTCATCATTTTAGAAGCATTATGGGTAGTTCTAGCTCGGCTTCCATTGATATCCAGCAAGATTGTTTTATTCATGGTGCTGTTTTAAATTTGGACCAACAGTTGGGTCTGTAAAAGCCTTTCACAAAGAAAGATGTGAAAGTTGCTTTGTTTCATATCAGCTCTGTTAAAAGTCCAGGTCCGGATGGTTTTGGTGCTGGATTTTATAAGTTTCTATGGAAGGATATTGGAGATGAGATTTCAGGTGCTATTTTGGGATTCTTTGACAAAGGTAAGCTGCCTTCTGAGATAAATAATACTACTCTTTCTCTCATTCCCAAAGTGGAGAATCCTTCTAAGGCAGTGGATTTTAGACCGATTTCTTGCTGTAATACACTTTATAAGTGTATTTCAAAAATGATTTATGTGAGATTGACTAGGGTGTTATCAGTTTTAATTAACCAAAATCAGGGTGCTTTTGTTCAGAATTGTTCTTTGGCTCATCATATCTTTATATTTCAGGACCTTATTAAAGGTTACAATCGTAGGAATATTTCCCCTCGGTGTGTTTTGAAGATTTATTTGAGTAAAGCTTATAATACTATTGACTGGCTATTCTTAGAGAACCTTTTGAAAGCATTATGTTTTCCTAGTAGGTTTATTCATTGGATAATGGTGTGTCTGAGGGGAACTACCTACTCGCTTATGTTGAATGGGAGGATTCAAGGGAAGTTTATTGGGCGGAAAGGGCTTAGACAATGGGATCCAATATCTCCCTTATTGTTTGTTCTTGTTATGAAATATCTTACTAGACTCCTTATTCAAGCCTCgcatcataaggatttcagattTCATCCCATGTCTAAAAATCTGAACTTGGTTAGTCTCTATTTTGCTGACGATCTGGTGTTATTTTGTAAAGGGAATGTTCGCTCTGTCCAAATTCTTCAGGATGGTTTTTCTCAGTTTAGTGGTGCTTCGGGTTTATCTATGAATTTGGCCAAATCTCATGTTTATTTTGGTGGTTTGACAGTTGAAACTAAGAAGGATATTCTGGACTGTCTTAACATTGAAGAGGGTTCTTTTCCTTTGAAGTATCTCGGTATCCCTCTCCGTCCTACCAAATGGAAGGATGGTGACTGTGGGATCATCATAAAAAAGATACATCTTCGGTTGCATTCTTGGGCTAGCTGTCATCTTTCATTTGCGGGTCGTGCTCAGCTCATTTACTCTATATTACTGGGTATTAGGTCctattggatgagtattttcTTACTTCCCCAAAGTGTCACTCTTGAGATTGATAGGCTTTGTCGGAATTTTCTCTGGGGTTCAAAAGGTAATCGAAGTAAACTGCATTTTATAGCTTGGGATCATGTTTGTTTGTCGAAAAGCTTGGGAGGCATTGGGTTCAAGGAAGGATTGAAATGGAATAAAGTTGTATTGGCCAAATATGTTTGGGCGTTATCTTCCAAACAAGATCTAATTTGGGTAAAGTGGGTTAATAAAATTTATCTCAAAGGTATGAATTTTTGGGAGTACAACCTAATGGCTGATgtgagctggtattggaggaagttgGTGCATCTGAGATCCTTTCTGACCAGATGTACTTTGGAGGATGTAGCTTCAGGTAGGAAGATTCAGTTGAACAATCTGTATATGCTGCTGCTTCATCAGAGCAAAGTGAGGTTTGCCAAAGTGGTTTGGTACAGTTTTTCCCTTTTGAAAACACATATTTGTTCTCTGGCAGTCTGTCCTTGGTCACCTTTTGACCCGAGACAATCTTCTTCTTCGATCGATCCCTATTGATTCTCCCTTATGCCCAGTCTGTGAGATAGATTTGGAGTCACATGAACATCTGTTTTTTGACTGTTTGTACTCTCAGCATATTTTGCATAAGATCGCTAATTGGTTGGGTATTTCTATATGGCTTTCCAAATTCTGTGAATGGATTGCTTGGATGGATGGGAGGCCTAAAGGTTTATATCAATGAATCTTGGCAGCTACACTTGCTGCTGCTGTCTATTTCATATGGCTGAATCGCAATTCATGTATTTTTAATTACTCAGCTATTTCTAGTAATAGAGTTCTTTTTCTGATTAAGGCTAGCTTAAAGGCTACATTATTGGGTATTGCTAGGAAGAAGCTTGGAATACTTGAGAAGACTTTTCTTGATTCTATGAATCAGTTGTAatttgtttgttcttgtttgagtTGTTCTGAGCTCTTTTTGAGCTTGTGCTTGTAATTGTTGGTTGATTCAATGAAGTTTCTTTcagaatcaatatatatatatatatattaggaaaAGGAATACTCTTTTGATAGTTACTCAATTTTGAACAAAAATTAAACTACTCTCTTGATAatattttttagaaatattaattatgcATATATAATTGGATTGGTCAGTTGTATTGGATTTAAAATTTTGGATCTAATCCAAACTAGTTAGAATTGGGCATCCCACGTTTTATGGTCAGTTTGGTTTGTTATTTACAAATTTTGCACACCCATTATCTAAAAGAACGCATGCCCACTGTTGGCGTTGGTTCTTGGACCAATGCTAACTTCAGTTGTGGTGGTTTTTTgtaataagataaaaaaaaatgaaagaaacaataaagataatattttagaaaaaatttCTTAAGAGTGAGAATTATATTGCTTAAAAGTTTTCATACATCACTCTCCCCCCTATAGAGTGTTAGTAGGATTTCCGAGATTTTACCATTCACTCCTTCTCATGGGGTGCCCATGTTGTCTTGACTTATCTTCTCATGAGCTTTTCTAGTGACAGACAAACCCCTTGGCAATCAGACTTCTCCCTGGGAGTTCTTGTTGTGGTGCTTTCATTTGATGTGAGAGATCGAGATAGCTTTCtgataactctatgatttagagttatttttatgaactttgaACTTGTTTTTGGTTGAAAAGAGTGATGAGGGTGTTGTTAATTgtaagtttgtttagtttttacctttattttctaattagtgtGTCAATTCAAGAGTCTTGTGATTTGTTGGTAgtaattgtaaatatttatgtaaatatgtGTGTTTTGTTATCTAGGAAAGGAACCTTAAACTCGCCAAGGGAATCAAGGgaatcaaaagaaaaaggggaCAGAAAGTTGGAATTGCTGCTCGAATGCTGTAGACCAAAATGTTAGCAAATCTGGAAAATGAAGACTGACGTGGACAAAAGCCAAATGCATTTATTTACTGATCTCAGCGCCTATGTGGCAcccatttaaagaattaagtcagctggctgaggtggcaaggagTAATGGACCAAAGATGGAAATGggctttctaattagggtaaggTGAAAAGGAAAGTACCCTAAGAAGAAGAGTTCAGCAGAAATAGAAGGGTGGAGGACACAGTACGTTGATGATCTATCATTTTGAGCAAGAAGAgtacagaaaaaaaaaagagagaaaaacagagagataCACAAAAGGGAAAGATCAAAGAAGCTCACGGCTAGGAAGGAAGAGGGTTTTAGCACAAGACTTTACTACTCTCTCTTTCTTCTACATTCCCTCTTTTGTAGTGTATACTCTTATTTAGATTAATCTGTGAACTGTTGTTACCATGGATGAACTATTTTTACATGGGATTGTAATTTTCAGTTTAGACATGAACTAatcattttgagatttggatggCTATGAACCCTATGTTATGACTTATTAATGAAATGCATGAGTTTAGTAATtttcctttgttcattcaagtgagatGAATGTTAAATGATTGTTAATTACTGGCCATGACTAACAATTTAATTAGCTAGATCTGATTTTGGGAAGAATCTATCTAGTGGAGTTAACTTGAATGATACAAGAGGAATACCATGTTTAGGTAGTTCTTAGTGagtgaaataggaatattttactaccttgTATAACCTGAGATTTGGTGTGTAATTGCTTGTGTTTACAACCTGGTTTAATATAGGAATGTATTGAATTACGTTGTGGAATTACCtcagtgggttttggaaaaatCTCACTGGCTTATTTAGAAATCTGTTAACTCTGTGCATAATTGCTGAACGattgctataacaactgggcagatCAACATAGGGGGAAATATCCATTCAGATCCATTAGTCCATAGACACTTTTCTCGAATTAAATTTTGCTGACATCTTAGCCACATTTTAATTAGAATTAATTGCAACCATTTAATTTTAGATCCATATTACATTCATTCTCATAattcctttttcttttacttttaaaTTGTTAATTAGTTGGTTTTGCATTTGCTTAATTtgaaatccctgtggagacgatactcacttaCTACTATATTACTCGTTGCAGACTGCGTatacttgcacattttaattgcttaaatttacgcaacaagtttttggcgccgttgccggggattgaaaATTAAAATTTGGTATTATCAACTAGTTTGCAATTTATTTCTGTTTGTTTTTAAGTCTGCTTGTTTGGGCTGTGTATTTTCAGGTTTCATCTAGTGCATGAACAAACAAGAAGACTTTGAACTTGCTCTTATTGACCCCAAAATTGAACGCACTTTCAGAAAAAGGAGAAAGGCACAAAAGGCTAAAAGCCGCTGCACTATGGCTGAACATGTTGACGACGAAGGGGGTGCCCAGAACATAGTTAATCCTATTGTTTTGGCGGATGATAGAGCCAGAGCAATAAGGGAATacgctgcccccatgtttaatgagctcaATCCAGGCATTTTGAGGCCCGAAATACAAGCACCCCAGTTTGAGCTCAAACCGGTCATGTTTCAAATGCTCCAAACCGTGGGGCAGTTTAGTGGGATGCCAACGGAAGATCCTCATCTCCATCTTCactcatttttggaggtgagcgattctttcaagctacaaggagtaAGTGAAGAGGCATTGAGGCTGAAGTTATTCCCGTTCTCTTTAAGGGACCAagctagatcatggctcaacacccttcctcccgaTTCGGTTACAAATTGGAATGACTTGGCTGAGAAATTTCTAAGAAAGTACTTCCCTCCCACCAGAAATGCAAAGTTTAGAAGTGAAATCATGTCGtttcagcagctggaagatgaGTCCACTAATGACgcgtgggaaagattcaaagagctTTTAAGAAAATGTCCACACCACGGTATCccacattgtatacaaatggagacATTCTACAATGGTCTCAATGCAGCCTCTCGGATGGTATTAGACGCTTCAGCCAATGGAGCCATTCTTTCCAAGTCTTACAACgaagcatttgagattttggaaagaaTAGCAAGCAATAACTACCAATGGTCAAATACTAGAGCCCCTACAAGCCGAAAAGTAGCGGGTGTTCTTGAAGTAGATGCTCTAACCGCTTTAACCACTCAAATGGCCTCAATGACCAACATTTTAAAGAACATGAGTATGGGAGGAAATGTACAGCCAGCTGCTGCCATTCAAAGTGCAGAAGTATCATGTGTGTATTGTGGGGACGGGCATACTTTTGAGAATTGCCCTTCAAATCCAGCTTCGGTCTTCTATGTGGGTAATCAAAACTCCAACCGCAACCACAACCCATATTATAACACTTACATTCTAGCTTGGAGGCATCATCCAAATCTGtcatgggggggtcaaggagcaagttcaagtGGAGCACCAACACAAGAAAAACAGTCATATCCACCGGGATTTTCTCAACAACCACACCAACCTCAAGGCTCTCAAACAAGTTCTTTGGAGAATTTAATGAGAGATtatatggccaagaatgaagCTGTAATTCAAAGCCAGGCAGCTTCTCTTCGGAATTTGGAAATTCAATTGGGGCATTTAGCTAATGACTTGAAAAATCGACCCCATGGTTCCTTGCCTAGTGACACCAAAAATCCAAGGAAGGATGGCAAAGAGCAGAGCAAAGTGGTGACTTTGAGGAGTGGGAAAAATATGGAGTTAAATGAGGAGAAAGATAAGCGAAAAaacgagcccacttcaatccaaattggtgaagaaaagagggaaaactcAGCAAGTTCAGCTGCTGAGTTTACCCAGAATGCTACAACATCAGTTCAGCAATCTGAGGCAGAAAAATGTTtgagcaagccacctccaccatttcctcaaaGATTTCAAAAACAGCAACAAGATGGCCAATTCCGAAGGTTTTTGGACGTTTTGAAGCAACTCCATATCAATATACCACTAGTGGAGGCCTTGGAGCAAATGCCAAATTATGTAAAGTTTTTGAAGGACATTTTGACTAAGAAAATGAGACTTGGTGAGTTTGAAACGGTGGCCTTGACGGAAGGCTGTAGTGCCATGTTGAAGAGTAAAATTCCTCCTAAGTTGAAGGATCCGGGTAGCTTTACAATTCCTTGCTCTATTGGTGGAAGAGATGTGGGTAGAGCTTTATGTGACTTGGGAGCTAGTATTAACTTGATGCCTATGTCTATttttaagaagttgggaattggagaagTGAGGCCAACTACAGTCACTTTGTAATTGGCATATCTTTCTATGGCACACCCggaaggaaaaattgaagatgtTCTAGTGTAAGTTGATAAGTTCATTTTTCCAGCCGATTTCATCATTCTTGATTATGAAGTGGATAGAGATGTTCCCATTATCttgggtaggccatttctagctacTGGGAGGACCTTGATTGACGTGGAAAAAGGGGAGCTCACAATGAGAGCTCAAGAAGAACAGGTAACTTTCAAGGTATTCAATCCTATACGTTCTCCAGATGAAGTAGGAGATTGTTTGGCCATCACTGTCAAGAACTCTAATATGGAGGAAGAGGTACCCACAAGGTATAGCAAGAAAGTGAGCATGAGGCTATCTCTTAAAGAATTTGAGAGCAACAATGAGCTAGGGGCAAGTATAAACAAGGAATCGTCTCATTTGCAAGTGCCAcgtagaaagaagaaaaagaagtgtGGTAGGAAAGCTCATTCCCAAAGGTTTGAAGTGGGGCAGCGGGTGTATTTCTCTAATTCTAAAATGAAAGCAAGTTCCAAACAACTAGCATCAAGTTTCTCTGATTCATTCTTGATAATTAAAGTCTTTCCTTGTGGTGCATTGGACTTGCGTGATGAAATTTCAGGAAGAGAGTTTAAAGTGAATGGCCAGCAACTTAAGCACTACCTTGGAGGGGAGGTCGATAGAGCAAAGACCTCCATCACTTTGAAGgatgcttgaaggagaaggactaTGGGCTGCCATGTATTTAATGTATCACACTTGGGCAACCCATAAGTGAAAGAGACAGATTGTGaataaataatatatgtaattaagtttggggtgtaccaccccttgtaaaaagaaaaaaaaaagaagaaaaagaaaagcaaaaaatataaataaatatatatataaatacatatacttGTGTTTTCTTGAGGTTACTAAGTGTGTTTGCTGGTGTTTGTAATGATTTATTGCAGGGGAAGAAAGGAAGCTGTAATATGGGAAGTTGGACAAGCTCGGTTATAAGACAGAGAATTTCCAAGAAGCTGGAAAGTCCCAGTTGTTATAGCATTGCTTCAGCATTTATCAGGGACGCAGGAGGAAAAAAATGCTATGCTATATCAACTGGGAGCATGTTCTTCTGAGAAAGTTTGAGGCCCTTATAAAAAAAaagggcggggggggggggggggggggggggggggaagagctaaaatagattattttaccTAACAAATTAAATAACCCCAAAATTCTAACCCAGCCCTCTATTTTCTTCATCAGCTTCTTCTCCCCCCTCCACTTTCTCCAGCCGCCACCCACGACCCACTCAACCAGCCCCTCACCGAACCACCACCACAAACCCACAACCAGGCCGACAATAGAGCCCAGCGACCCTCACCAGGCGTGACTCTGCTCCGCCTCTCTGTCCCACATAGTACCTGCGCAAGTTTCGTGTTCTTCCAGCGTGGGTAACTCACGCTTTGGGTCCATTCTTGGCTATTGAATCCATTAAACATGTTTTCTGGCGTTGTTGACGAAAGAGAGGAGTCCCATGGCGAGGATTCCGAGTAAAGAGGGGGTTTCCTTTccttgttattttattttctgttAATTTCTGTTATTTTGTGTTTTGTGACTGTTCTTATTGTGTTTTTAGTTTAGGTTGTTTAAATTGTGTTTTAGCATTGAACTTTAATAGCTGTGATTGTGTGTTGTTTGTATTTGTGGTTGAGAGATACTGTTGTTTGGTCTGACTTAGCGTAGCGCTCGATGATGATATCATCCACCTTCCTCCATTTGTGTTATGCCCTGATTTTATGTGTTAAATATGCTAGTTTAGGTGCTATTGCTATCTTTAATGCCATCTATTAGTGATTCTTTCAATAGTTGTGTGCTCATGCTATCCCACCATGCTTTGGATCTCTAGAATAACCAACATCTTGAGAAAGTTTAAGCTTCTAGAATTGGTTAGTGTAATCCTTGAGGCAAAATCCTAGCTAGCTTTACCACTTAGAAATGATCTAGGCCATCCTTGGACGTTTGGGCCTTTCAAGCTTTCCCATTGTATATTAATCCCCCTTAGTCACCCTTAGTTGAGCTAATTTGCCTATTCTTTCTTAATACCTATCATTAATGATAAACCCCTGCTTAAATTGTTATTTTTAACTTTCATTAACCAAACCTAGCTGCTGAAATTTATCAAGAACAGATTATTTGCAGTAAGTTTGGGGTGAGTGGGGTTAGTTTTTAGCCATGTGGTGAGCTATTCCAAGTTTCATTTATtagccacattggggacaatgatgGGAATTAAGTTTGGGGTGTGTGGGAATAAGCtcacataaatattcatatttctcttgctatatatatatatttactgtTACAATGAGTTtagtaaaaaaaaacaaaaaaaagagagaaagaggcaGTTTTGAAGCTAAGTTTGGGGTGTACCACCCAAAACTAAGTTTGGGGTGTACAACCCCCTATCCCAGAAAATGTTGGAGGCTTCTCTCTATTGTTCTAGTTGAATTTGGAAATAAAAAtagcaagagaattagagctaaatcaaattattcatTGTGGgttaaaaaatacattttgggTGAgagcttgaaaaaaaaaattataataagagaGGCTCTTGATAAGTTGACGTGGTTAGGTTATAAGCCATTAGAAATATTATCTTTTATCCTACCCTAACctaagccttacattacaagccgaGTAAAGTCCTTTTGATCTAGGGGGTAAAGCtagactacattagtggagaggattGCACTAATTCAACCTATGGGAGCAGATATTTAAACTTGAGGATCAAGAGTAGTTGTTAGAGGAATTCAAGGTATTGGTGGGAAGCATTTGCACACACTATTGATTGGGTTACTTTAGGGAGGCATTAGTGATATCAATAGCACTTAAAATGAGATTGAGACATATAAAGTCAAGGCATATTCACTACCATCATATCATTCCATTCCACATAATTCTGAGAGCATTTTCTTCGCTAAGCTATGATTGATTAATCAGTACTCTCTCATTTACAAATCTGTGTTTGTTGTTGTCTTAGTGTTTGTATTGTTTATTTTGCTTCTGTTTttcattactcgaggacgagcaatatgccaagtttggggtgtgataactctatgatttagagttatttttatgaactttgaACTTGTTTTTGGTTGAAAAGAGTGATGAGGGTGTTGTTAATTgtaagtttgtttagtttttacctttattttctaattagtgtGTCAATTCAAGAGTCTTGTGATTTGTTGGTAgtaattgtaaatatttatgtaaatatgtGTGTTTTGTTATCTAGGAAAGGAACCTTAAACTCGCCAAGGGAATCAAGGgaatcaaaagaaaaaggggaCAGAAAGTTGGAATTGCTGCTCGAATGCTGTAGACCAAAATGTTAGCAAATCTGGAAAATGAAGACTGACGTGGACAAAAGCCAGATGCATTTATTTACTGATCTCAGCGCCTATGTGGCAcccatttaaagaattaagtcagctggctgaggtggcaaggagTAATGGACCAAAGATGGAAATGggctttctaattagggtaaggTGAAAAGGAAAGTACCCTAAGAAGAAGAGTTCAGCAGAAATAGAAGGGTGGAGGACACAGTACGTTGATGATCTATCATTTTGAGCAAGAAGAGTacagaaaaaaaagagagagaaaaacagagagataCACAAAAGGGAAAGATCAAAGAAGCTCACGGCTAGGAAGGAAGAGGGTTGTAGCACAAGACTTTACTACTCTCTCTTTCTTCTACATTCCCTCTTTTGTAGTGTATACTCTTATTTAGATTAATCTGTGAACTGTTGTTACCATGGATGAACTATTTTTACATGGGATTGTAATTTTCAGTTTAGACATGAACTAatcattttgagatttggatggCTATGAACCCTATGTTATGACTTATTAATGAAATGCATGAGTTTAGTAATtttcctttgttcattcaagtgagatGAATGTTAAATGATTGTTAATTACTGGCCATGACTAACAATTTAATTAGCTAGATCTGATTTTGGGAAGAATCTATCTAGTGGAGTTAACTTGAATGATACAAGAGGAATACCATGTTTAGGTAGTTCTTAGTGagtgaaataggaatattttactaccttgTATAACCTGAGATTTGGTGTGTAATTGCTTGTGTTTACAACCTGGTTTAATATAGGAATGTATTGAATTACGTTGTGGAATTACCTCAGTGGATTTTGGAAAAATCTCACTGGCTTATTTAGAAATCTGTTAACTCTGTGCATAATTGCTGAACGATCGctataacaactgggcagatCAACATAGGGGGAAATAGCCATTCAGATCCATTAGTCCATAGACACTTTTCTCGAATTAAATTTTGCTGACATCTTAGCTACATTTTAATTAGAATTAATTGCAACCATTTTATTTCAGATCCATATTACATTCTTTCTCATAattcctttttcttttacttttaaaTTGTTAATTAGTTGGTTTTGCATTTGCTTAATTtgaaatccctgtggagacgatactcacttactactatattactcgttgccgactgtgtatacttgcacattttaattgcttaaatttacGCAACAAGTTTTTGCCTTTCTTATATCTTTGATCTCCTTCCTTGTGTGAGCTTTGGACAAAGGCCAAGTTATGTTTGCACGATCATGAAGGATTTGGGCAACTTTTTGAGTATTTGATTAGGGGTGAACATGGGTTGGGTTTGTCGGGTTGAGGGCATTTTAATGAGCCAGCCAAACTATATTTgcctaaaaaaaatcataacccATTCAAAATACCCTTATGGATTGGATTGGGTTGGGTTGAGTTGAGTTGAACCTCGTTTTTAGActtcaaaattataaaattcaTGTCAAATTTAATTTTGAGATTCAATAAATCATATCTTTAATTTTGATAATAGGTATTAGATGCAGCCATCTATAATACCAAATAAGTAGTGAACATGTTCAAGTGATAAAAAGTTTAGAATTTCATCAATCAACAATGATTGTCTTAGTCTTCTCTTTGATATTGCTTGACTTTAGTTGGATTGTCTACAACTTAAAACAAACATTACTTGTTAGAACCTTGTTTGGAAAATGTTTTTCTAGACCatatatttcattttattttctatgaATTACAATAAGATTTTATGTGCTGTTAAAATCATGGATGACTCACCCTTGAGTAGTCAAATGTTTTAATCCTTGTCTTAAAGCATTCCCAATATGGAAATTTCAAATCTTTAAGATATGATTTCTTGTCAATAATTCCCTGCAGAATAAATCACATATCCTCAAGAGATTATTTGATTCTTTGTGTGATTTAGTTTTCAAATGAATCTGGACCTAATTTTGCCCAAGTACAGAAATTGCCTAGTCAGATGGATAACTTGTTAAGACAGAATCAAACAGACTGCAGATTGTTTCCTTATAAAGAAATTTGCAAATTATTTCTTTGTTTCTCCAGATATCAAGAGAACCTCTTCTGAACATTCAAGTAGCTATAAATAGATAGCTAGGGATCTTGAATCCTTGTCTCTCTAATGGTGAAAAAGTTTGAGAATGTATTGATTTCTTGAGAGCAATTTTTCTTTGTTTATGTAAAGACTAAGTTGTTCACCTTAGTCCTTGGTACTATGTTTTGCACACCTTGCTGCACATATACCGTTTGTTCTTTGTAACAAGTTTGTGGTTTAGGTGAACGTGTTcctaaggatcttcgggagaagGTTTCTTCAAGACTCAATTCGGGAGGAAGAGAGCACTCACTAttatttgaagggagttcaagagaatcaacgtTTCAACAAAATCAGATTCGTAAAGAAACGTACctcaagattgcggcaatagcttaagagggagtcttactttgtttaagtcaatgcttgtgtacaatttcattctttactaatttatttattctctaggcgtggccctgtggatgtaggttatctaaAAGGATttttgaaccacataaaaattctcGTGTGTTGATTTTGacctgtttttctgtttctgttcTTACAGTTGCATAAGTAGTGTTAACAGAATTCAAGTTTGTCAAAACAACTTAATGAgtattccgcatttaattaagttgtttattttaaatcacttgttaatattaaaatacagaatttcaattggtatcagagtgggTCACTAAATTCTTAGTGCAATCTTGAATTTTTCttccgtttgttttgtgccttgtgaaatgtctttctttgctgAAGGTGGTTCAATAACACATCCTCCcttgttgaatgactctaactaTTCTTATTGGAAAGACATAATGAAAAATTTCATCAAATCATTGGATTAAAAGGCATGGAGATCAATCTTAACAGATTGGACACCACCCACTGAATCTGATGATCTCACAAAGGTAAAAACTGAAATCAactggactgatgctgaagataaattgtCTAGTTATAATAACAAAGCTttgcatgctatctttaatggtgttggtgaaatatatataaaattaatttcttCATGTGAGTCTACCAAAGAGGCTTGGCAAATCCTttaaactcaatttgaaggaactgctgatgttaagcgctctagggttatAATGTTAACTACAAGgtttgaaaatcttagaatgagTGAAACTGAGTCTCTTGTCAAATTCTATGAAAGATTATCTGATATTTCCAATGAATATTTTGCCTTGggtgaaaattttgaaaatagtgtgttagttcaaaaaattgttagatttcttcctgacaggtttcaa
The Humulus lupulus chromosome 6, drHumLupu1.1, whole genome shotgun sequence DNA segment above includes these coding regions:
- the LOC133785636 gene encoding uncharacterized protein LOC133785636, yielding MADKLRSIGSRYTWTNKQEAGARIFSMLDRVFKNEAWMDMFPHSEVLTNWDLISDHYFCLIKSTVTVLLGVKPFRFYNMWIEHKDFRSTVLNNWFQPLQAHGLSCIMRKLDKLKYVLRKFNKEAIGDVTINYSVAKEQFQQAQIALQQNPHSETLKDSVRTTGPDGFGAGFYKFLWKDIGDEISGAILGFFDKGKLPSEINNTTLSLIPKVENPSKAVDFRPISCCNTLYKCISKMIYDLIKGYNRRNISPRCVLKIYLSKAYNTIDWLFLENLLKALCFPSRFIHWIMVCLRGTTYSLMLNGRIQGKFIGRKGLRQWDPISPLLFVLVMKYLTRLLIQASHHKDFRFHPMSKNLNLVSLYFADDLVLFCKGNVRSVQILQDGFSQFSGASGLSMNLAKSHVYFGGLTVETKKDILDCLNIEEGSFPLKYLGIPLRPTKWKDGDCGIIIKKIHLRLHSWASCHLSFAGRAQLIYSILLGIRSYWMSIFLLPQSVTLEIDRLCRNFLWGSKGNRSKLHFIAWDHVCLSKSLGGIGFKEGLKWNKVVLAKYVWALSSKQDLIWVKWVNKIYLKGMNFWEYNLMADVSWYWRKLVHLRSFLTRCTLEDVASGRKIQLNNLYMLLLHQSKVRFAKVHILHKIANWLGISIWLSKFCEWIAWMDGRPKAISSNRVLFLIKASLKATLLGIARKKLGILEKTFLDSMNQL